The following proteins are encoded in a genomic region of Glycine soja cultivar W05 chromosome 17, ASM419377v2, whole genome shotgun sequence:
- the LOC114393414 gene encoding uncharacterized protein LOC114393414 isoform X1: MPGNEVGDRVHNFFGQENLPQGQYHSQAVDGNWPGLSNNLWAGSQRPTVAPFISNLKNFNLQQSDFEQGHTSTPHLRHGLNLAQSNLRPDSGRNQLPNQQTTVNGYIQGHQVFQSRQNEANILGMDTETDLHGMPNLSRGISVLDSQQGSGLEHYKKNLTRSDASESPVNYDFFGSQQQMSGRHSGMLQSFPRQQSGMNDMQLLQQQAMLNQMQELQRLQQFHQLEARQQSSMNPASSISKQTIASHSASLINGIPINEASNLVWQQPEVVATNANWLQHGGSAVMQGSSNGLVLSPEQLRLMGLVPNQGDQSLYGLPISGSRGTPNLYSHVQADKPAVSQVSIQHQHQHQHQHQYSCIEGDKPTLPHISASGHSFPVHQYGSILDQTNTNDGTSVSRQDIQGKSMFGSLAQGINNGLNMENLQLVNSEQRKVPIEDFNGRQELAGSSDTSQDKVVAQVPPSQNVATLDPTEEKILFGSDDSLWDGLGWSAGFNMLDSTDSFGGVPSVQSGSWSALMQSAVAETSSSEMGIQEEWSGLSVRNTERSSGSERPSTMDSTKQQSGWADNNLQSAPNRNSRPFLRPDDLSRPSTTVTYSGLPGFHQSGSDTAQEQQDRLQTGSSQRSIPQFLESGKWLDCSPQQKPIAEGSHSYGNAANSLEVNEKVISGSWAHQQMLSSPNNRGEPFNRSNGWNAIKSPTPSNNSSMKIRENENVLQPHHDKAMQEDLGQVPAIWEVDSDTNSSVGLEHAKSPGNMQVCGEDSGMNGIAAIPNSGSTWVSRQSSQQLPNADVWRQTDTVGSQRRNESAGKYKHHMEKNPLVLESLKNEKSEGEAHGMENSNKKDKSATGGLRENPSFDGDLRSPKLSGQGNRRPPVTRKFQYHPMGDVGVDTEPYGNKHVINSQPMPHQPIGGLKGQDQSYPGQSKYSHSDGNCNETEKGDSKTIDDNASKSTLPGHMLKTLTPFDRSVGNYALNKTASPSQNILELLHKVDQSREHGVATNTSTSNRPLSSRVMDTESSDGSAAHHQRNQSSLSQGFALQLAPPTQRHHMASSHATPHVASETGDKGPTWLAASQTFPSQESSHELRNNISGSSGQMFDKTSQYSALGNIQQAFTSGFPFSRIHTQNQNVANLGGQIANTQCDNSTFVDRTASTNQVDEYCERAQTGQSELQSAQDMSQKDSMNQIRAGDPTMKISTLEAGTAPHAPVTSSLQSAPSKVLHNVWTSVSGKQHPNAYKIPSHPQPNNICETTIGPQKPGIEDSEKGNLSEQWVLPESVDAVEETASASQVKEHVKYTPDTSQSGPAATSKDIEDFGRSLRPNNFLHHNFSMLNQVQSMKNMEIDPSNRDVKRFKVSDNVMDKQLVDSISNRGQQSYGYNNIVKDVSDNSSSVPPSDPNLLRFSTKPGDARDTSASSQEVVGYGQRNALNVANNNKVTSVRSEHSVINPQMAPSWFEQYGTFKNGKMLQMYDVRTMTPQKVMEQPLIIRNQSGSLHLANSMEQVNSLSDAGQNSMLTSVANEHLPSQLLLPAAEPDLSSMRPKKRKSSTSELLPWHKELSQGSERVQDISAAELDWAQAANRLVEKVEDDAELVEELPIMKSKRRLVLTTQLMQQLLNPPPAAVLSADVKLHHESVVYSVARLALGDACSSVSWSGNDTLMSPGSKNPLPDKPKASEKIDQYILKVEDFVDRARKLENDMLRLDSRASVLDLRLECQDLERFSVINRFAKFHGRGQNDGAETSSSDATANAQKSCPQKYVTAVPMPRNLPDRVQCLSL, translated from the exons ATGCCTGGAAACGAAGTAGGAGACAGGGTCCACAATTTTTTTGGTCAAGAAAACTTACCCCAGGGCCAGTATCATTCACAGGCAGTTGACGGGAACTGGCCAGGGCTAAGCAACAATTTGTGGGCTGGTAGCCAGAGACCAACTGTTgctccttttatttccaatttgaAGAATTTTAATCTACAACAATCAG aTTTTGAGCAGGGACACACAAGCACTCCACATTTGCGACATGGTTTAAACCTGGCTCAATCAAATTTGAGGCCTGACTCTGGCAGAAATCAACTCCCAAATCAACAGACAACTGTAAATGGCTATATCCAGGGGCATCAGGTTTTTCAGTCGAGGCAAAATGAAGCAAACATTTTGGGAATGGATACAGAAACTGATTTGCATGGCATGCCAAATCTGTCAAGAGGAATATCAGTACTAGATTCACAACAAGGGTCTGGTCTCGAGCACTATAAGAAAAACTTGACCAGGTCTGATGCATCTGAGTCTCCTgtcaattatgatttttttggaaGTCAACAACAAATGAGTGGTCGGCATTCGGGCATGCTTCAGTCTTTTCCTAGACAGCAGTCAGGGATGAATGACATGCAGCTTTTACAACAGCAAGCAATGCTCAACCAGATGCAAGAACTTCAAAGGCTGCAACAATTTCATCAACTAGAAGCTAGGCAACAGAGTTCTATGAATCCAGCTTCCTCCATTTCAAAACAGACGATTGCGAGCCATTCTGCATCTCTCATTAATGGCATTCCCATCAATGAGGCATCTAACCTTGTGTGGCAGCAGCCTGAAGTTGTGGCAACGAATGCAAATTGGCTCCAGCATGGTGGATCTGCAGTTATGCAAGGGTCCTCTAATGGACTTGTGTTATCTCCTGAACAACTGCGGCTGATGGGTTTGGTTCCTAATCAGGGTGACCAGTCTCTGTATGGGCTTCCAATTTCTGGCTCAAGAGGTACACCTAACCTGTATTCTCATGTTCAAGCGGATAAGCCTGCAGTGTCTCAGGTTTCTAtccaacatcaacatcaacatcaacatcaacatcagtATTCTTGCATTGAAGGTGACAAACCTACATTGCCACACATATCAGCCAGTGGCCATTCATTTCCAGTTCATCAGTATGGTTCAATTTTGGATCAAACTAACACAAATGATGGAACTTCAGTTTCAAGACAAGATATTCAAGGAAAAAGTATGTTTGGTTCTCTTGCTCAAGGTATAAACAATGGACTAAATATGGAGAACTTGCAGCTAGTTAATTCTGAACAAAGAAAAGTACCTATTGAAGATTTTAACGGGAGGCAAGAACTTGCTGGATCTTCTGACACTTCACAGGACAAGGTGGTAGCGCAGGTTCCTCCTTCACAGAATGTGGCTACCCTAGATCCAACAGAAGAGAAGATTTTATTTGGTTCAGATGACAGCCTCTGGGATGGATTGGGTTGGAGTGCTGGTTTCAATATGCTGGATAGTACAGATAGTTTTGGTGGAGTTCCATCAGTTcagagtgggagttggagtgCGCTTATGCAGTCTGCTGTAGCTGAAACTTCTAGTAGTGAAATGGGTATACAGGAAGAATGGAGTGGTCTAAGTGTCCGGAATACTGAACGTTCATCTGGAAGTGAGAGGCCTTCAACCATGGATAGCACCAAACAGCAATCAGGTTGGGCTGACAATAACTTGCAGTCAGCACCCAATAGAAATTCAAGGCCTTTTCTTCGGCCGGATGATCTCAGCAGGCCCAGTACCACTGTAACCTATTCTGGTCTTCCTGGATTTCATCAGTCTGGTTCTGATACTGCACAGGAACAGCAAGATAGGTTACAGACTGGTTCTTCTCAAAGATCAATTCCACAGTTTTTAGAAAGTGGCAAATGGTTAGATTGCAGCCCTCAGCAAAAACCAATTGCAGAAGGGAGTCATAGTTATGGAAATGCTGCTAATAGCTTAGAAGTAAATGAGAAGGTTATTTCAGGTTCTTGGGCACATCAACAGATGCTATCATCCCCTAACAATAGGGGTGAGCCATTCAATAGATCTAATGGATGGAATGCTATCAAATCACCCACACCCAGTAACAATTCTAGTATGAAAATccgtgaaaatgaaaatgtgttGCAGCCTCATCATGACAAAGCTATGCAAGAGGATTTGGGCCAGGTTCCTGCAATTTGGGAGGTTGATTCTGATACTAATTCATCTGTTGGGTTGGAACATGCAAAATCACCAGGTAATATGCAGGTCTGTGGGGAGGATTCTGGTATGAATGGTATAGCTGCCATACCAAATTCAGGTTCTACATGGGTTAGTAGGCAAAGCAGCCAGCAACTCCCTAATGCTGATGTATGGAGACAGACAGATACTGTGGGGAGCcaaagaagaaatgaaagtgCAGGAAAATATAAGCATCATATGGAGAAGAATCCTTTAGTTTTGGAATCATTGAAGAATGAAAAGTCAGAAGGAGAGGCACATGGTATGGAAAACTCTAACAAAAAGGATAAATCAGCAACTGGTGGTTTGAGAGAAAATCCCAGTTTTGATGGTGATTTGCGTAGTCCAAAGTTATCCGGGCAGGGAAATCGAAGGCCTCCTGTAACTCGTAAATTTCAGTATCACCCAATGGGGGATGTTGGTGTTGACACAGAACCTTATGGAAATAAACATGTCATAAATTCACAGCCTATGCCCCATCAACCCATTGGAGGACTTAAAGGTCAGGACCAAAGCTATCCTGGCCAGTCAAAATATAGTCACTCTGATGGGAATTGTAATGAAACGGAGAAG GGTGACTCAAAAACCATAGATGATAATGCTTCAAAAAGCACGCTGCCTGGTCATATGCTCAAAACATTGACTCCATTTGATAGAAGTGTTGGTAATTATGCATTGAACAAGACTGCTTCACCCAG TCAAAATATTCTTGAGCTTCTTCATAAAGTGGATCAGTCAAGGGAGCATGGCGTTGCAACAAACACAAGCACTTCTAACCGCCCTTTATCTTCCAGGGTGATGGATACCGAATCTTCTGATGGGTCTGCTGCACATCATCAACGAAATCAAAGTTCTTTGTCTCAGGGCTTTGCTTTACAATTGGCTCCACCTACTCAAAGGCATCATATGGCATCTTCTCATGCTACACCACATGTTGCATCTGAGACAGGGGATAAGGGTCCTACTTGGTTGGCTGCTTCTCAGACTTTTCCTTCTCAAGAGTCATCTCATGAGCTTAGAAATAACATTTCTGGTTCCTCAGGACAAATGTTTGACAAAACCTCACAGTACAGTGCTCTGGGAAATATTCAACAGGCTTTTACTTCAGGCTTTCCTTTTTCAAGAATCCAtactcaaaatcagaatgtggCTAATCTTGGTGGACAAATAGCAAATACTCAATGTGATAATTCAACTTTTGTTGATCGGACTGCTTCTACTAATCAGGTAGATGAATATTGTGAAAGAGCTCAAACTGGTCAGTCTGAGTTACAATCTGCTCAGGACATGTCTCAGAAGGATAGTATGAATCAAATTCGTGCCGGAGATCCTACCATGAAAATTTCCACATTGGAAGCTGGCACTGCTCCTCATGCTCCTGTTACATCATCTCTACAGAGCGCCCCTTCGAAAGTTCTACACAATGTGTGGACAAGTGTTTCTGGCAAGCAACATCCTAATGCTTATAAGATTCCATCCCATCCCCAACCAAATAATATTTGTGAAACTACAATAGGACCACAGAAACCAGGTATTGAAGATTCAGAGAAAGGTAACCTTTCTGAGCAGTGGGTATTGCCTGAGAGTGTTGATGCTGTTGAAGAGACTGCAAGTGCTTCACAAGTGAAGGAGCATGTGAAATATACACCCGATACATCTCAATCAGGCCCAGCTGCTACCTCTAAAGATATTGAAGATTTTGGCCGGTCTTTAAGACCAAACAATTTCTTGCATCATAATTTCTCTATGCTAAATCAAGTTCAGTCCATGAAAAATATGGAGATTGATCCTAGTAATCGAGATGTCAAGAGGTTCAAGGTTTCTGATAATGTGATGGACAAACAACTGGTAGATTCCATTTCCAACCGTGGACAACAGTCATATGGATACAATAACATAGTCAAAGATGTGTCAGATAATAGTTCTTCAGTGCCACCATCAGATCCGAACTTGCTAAGGTTTTCAACAAAGCCAGGTGATGCACGAGACACTAGTGCATCTTCTCAGGAGGTGGTTGGATATGGACAGAGAAATGCTCTTAATGTTGCTAATAATAACAAAGTAACTTCTGTTAGAAGTGAGCATTCTGTGATAAATCCTCAGATGGCTCCATCATGGTTTGAGCAGTATGGAACTTTTAAAAATGGTAAGATGTTGCAAATGTATGATGTACGGACAATGACTCCTCAAAAAGTTATGGAGCAGCCTTTAATTATAAGGAACCAATCTGGTAGTTTGCATCTTGCTAATTCAATGGAGCAAGTTAACAGTCTCAGTGATGCTGGGCAAAATTCAATGCTTACTTCAGTTGCAAATGAGCATCTGCCTTCCCAGTTATTGCTTCCTGCAGCTGAACCTGATCTGTCTAGTATGCGACCAAAGAAGCGCAAAAGTTCCACATCTGAACTCTTGCCATGGCATAAAGAGCTGAGTCAGGGTTCTGAAAGGGTTCAAGATATCAG TGCGGCAGAATTAGACTGGGCGCAAGCTGCAAATAGATTGGTTGAGAAG GTTGAGGATGATGCTGAGCTAGTTGAAGAATTGCCAATAATGAAGTCAAAGAGAAGACTTGTGTTAACGACACAGCTTATGCAGCAACTACTTAACCCCCCTCCAGCTGCAGTTCTCTCTGCAGATGTGAAGTTGCATCATGAAAGTGTGGTCTACTCTGTTGCTAGGTTAGCGTTAGGAGATGCATGCAGTTCTGTCTCTTGGTCTGGAAATGACACACTCATGTCCCCTGGCAGCAAAAACCC CCTGCCTGATAAGCCCAAAGCGTCTGAGAAAATTGATCAGTACATTTTGAAGGTGGAAGACTTTGTTGATAGAGCGAGGAAACTGGAAAATGATATGTTGAG
- the LOC114393414 gene encoding uncharacterized protein LOC114393414 isoform X2 — translation MPGNEVGDRVHNFFGQENLPQGQYHSQAVDGNWPGLSNNLWAGSQRPTVAPFISNLKNFNLQQSDFEQGHTSTPHLRHGLNLAQSNLRPDSGRNQLPNQQTTVNGYIQGHQVFQSRQNEANILGMDTETDLHGMPNLSRGISVLDSQQGSGLEHYKKNLTRSDASESPVNYDFFGSQQQMSGRHSGMLQSFPRQQSGMNDMQLLQQQAMLNQMQELQRLQQFHQLEARQQSSMNPASSISKQTIASHSASLINGIPINEASNLVWQQPEVVATNANWLQHGGSAVMQGSSNGLVLSPEQLRLMGLVPNQGDQSLYGLPISGSRGTPNLYSHVQADKPAVSQVSIQHQHQHQHQHQYSCIEGDKPTLPHISASGHSFPVHQYGSILDQTNTNDGTSVSRQDIQGKSMFGSLAQGINNGLNMENLQLVNSEQRKVPIEDFNGRQELAGSSDTSQDKVVAQVPPSQNVATLDPTEEKILFGSDDSLWDGLGWSAGFNMLDSTDSFGGVPSVQSGSWSALMQSAVAETSSSEMGIQEEWSGLSVRNTERSSGSERPSTMDSTKQQSGWADNNLQSAPNRNSRPFLRPDDLSRPSTTVTYSGLPGFHQSGSDTAQEQQDRLQTGSSQRSIPQFLESGKWLDCSPQQKPIAEGSHSYGNAANSLEVNEKVISGSWAHQQMLSSPNNRGEPFNRSNGWNAIKSPTPSNNSSMKIRENENVLQPHHDKAMQEDLGQVPAIWEVDSDTNSSVGLEHAKSPGNMQVCGEDSGMNGIAAIPNSGSTWVSRQSSQQLPNADVWRQTDTVGSQRRNESAGKYKHHMEKNPLVLESLKNEKSEGEAHGMENSNKKDKSATGGLRENPSFDGDLRSPKLSGQGNRRPPVTRKFQYHPMGDVGVDTEPYGNKHVINSQPMPHQPIGGLKGQDQSYPGQSKYSHSDGNCNETEKGDSKTIDDNASKSTLPGHMLKTLTPFDRSVGNYALNKTASPRVMDTESSDGSAAHHQRNQSSLSQGFALQLAPPTQRHHMASSHATPHVASETGDKGPTWLAASQTFPSQESSHELRNNISGSSGQMFDKTSQYSALGNIQQAFTSGFPFSRIHTQNQNVANLGGQIANTQCDNSTFVDRTASTNQVDEYCERAQTGQSELQSAQDMSQKDSMNQIRAGDPTMKISTLEAGTAPHAPVTSSLQSAPSKVLHNVWTSVSGKQHPNAYKIPSHPQPNNICETTIGPQKPGIEDSEKGNLSEQWVLPESVDAVEETASASQVKEHVKYTPDTSQSGPAATSKDIEDFGRSLRPNNFLHHNFSMLNQVQSMKNMEIDPSNRDVKRFKVSDNVMDKQLVDSISNRGQQSYGYNNIVKDVSDNSSSVPPSDPNLLRFSTKPGDARDTSASSQEVVGYGQRNALNVANNNKVTSVRSEHSVINPQMAPSWFEQYGTFKNGKMLQMYDVRTMTPQKVMEQPLIIRNQSGSLHLANSMEQVNSLSDAGQNSMLTSVANEHLPSQLLLPAAEPDLSSMRPKKRKSSTSELLPWHKELSQGSERVQDISAAELDWAQAANRLVEKVEDDAELVEELPIMKSKRRLVLTTQLMQQLLNPPPAAVLSADVKLHHESVVYSVARLALGDACSSVSWSGNDTLMSPGSKNPLPDKPKASEKIDQYILKVEDFVDRARKLENDMLRLDSRASVLDLRLECQDLERFSVINRFAKFHGRGQNDGAETSSSDATANAQKSCPQKYVTAVPMPRNLPDRVQCLSL, via the exons ATGCCTGGAAACGAAGTAGGAGACAGGGTCCACAATTTTTTTGGTCAAGAAAACTTACCCCAGGGCCAGTATCATTCACAGGCAGTTGACGGGAACTGGCCAGGGCTAAGCAACAATTTGTGGGCTGGTAGCCAGAGACCAACTGTTgctccttttatttccaatttgaAGAATTTTAATCTACAACAATCAG aTTTTGAGCAGGGACACACAAGCACTCCACATTTGCGACATGGTTTAAACCTGGCTCAATCAAATTTGAGGCCTGACTCTGGCAGAAATCAACTCCCAAATCAACAGACAACTGTAAATGGCTATATCCAGGGGCATCAGGTTTTTCAGTCGAGGCAAAATGAAGCAAACATTTTGGGAATGGATACAGAAACTGATTTGCATGGCATGCCAAATCTGTCAAGAGGAATATCAGTACTAGATTCACAACAAGGGTCTGGTCTCGAGCACTATAAGAAAAACTTGACCAGGTCTGATGCATCTGAGTCTCCTgtcaattatgatttttttggaaGTCAACAACAAATGAGTGGTCGGCATTCGGGCATGCTTCAGTCTTTTCCTAGACAGCAGTCAGGGATGAATGACATGCAGCTTTTACAACAGCAAGCAATGCTCAACCAGATGCAAGAACTTCAAAGGCTGCAACAATTTCATCAACTAGAAGCTAGGCAACAGAGTTCTATGAATCCAGCTTCCTCCATTTCAAAACAGACGATTGCGAGCCATTCTGCATCTCTCATTAATGGCATTCCCATCAATGAGGCATCTAACCTTGTGTGGCAGCAGCCTGAAGTTGTGGCAACGAATGCAAATTGGCTCCAGCATGGTGGATCTGCAGTTATGCAAGGGTCCTCTAATGGACTTGTGTTATCTCCTGAACAACTGCGGCTGATGGGTTTGGTTCCTAATCAGGGTGACCAGTCTCTGTATGGGCTTCCAATTTCTGGCTCAAGAGGTACACCTAACCTGTATTCTCATGTTCAAGCGGATAAGCCTGCAGTGTCTCAGGTTTCTAtccaacatcaacatcaacatcaacatcaacatcagtATTCTTGCATTGAAGGTGACAAACCTACATTGCCACACATATCAGCCAGTGGCCATTCATTTCCAGTTCATCAGTATGGTTCAATTTTGGATCAAACTAACACAAATGATGGAACTTCAGTTTCAAGACAAGATATTCAAGGAAAAAGTATGTTTGGTTCTCTTGCTCAAGGTATAAACAATGGACTAAATATGGAGAACTTGCAGCTAGTTAATTCTGAACAAAGAAAAGTACCTATTGAAGATTTTAACGGGAGGCAAGAACTTGCTGGATCTTCTGACACTTCACAGGACAAGGTGGTAGCGCAGGTTCCTCCTTCACAGAATGTGGCTACCCTAGATCCAACAGAAGAGAAGATTTTATTTGGTTCAGATGACAGCCTCTGGGATGGATTGGGTTGGAGTGCTGGTTTCAATATGCTGGATAGTACAGATAGTTTTGGTGGAGTTCCATCAGTTcagagtgggagttggagtgCGCTTATGCAGTCTGCTGTAGCTGAAACTTCTAGTAGTGAAATGGGTATACAGGAAGAATGGAGTGGTCTAAGTGTCCGGAATACTGAACGTTCATCTGGAAGTGAGAGGCCTTCAACCATGGATAGCACCAAACAGCAATCAGGTTGGGCTGACAATAACTTGCAGTCAGCACCCAATAGAAATTCAAGGCCTTTTCTTCGGCCGGATGATCTCAGCAGGCCCAGTACCACTGTAACCTATTCTGGTCTTCCTGGATTTCATCAGTCTGGTTCTGATACTGCACAGGAACAGCAAGATAGGTTACAGACTGGTTCTTCTCAAAGATCAATTCCACAGTTTTTAGAAAGTGGCAAATGGTTAGATTGCAGCCCTCAGCAAAAACCAATTGCAGAAGGGAGTCATAGTTATGGAAATGCTGCTAATAGCTTAGAAGTAAATGAGAAGGTTATTTCAGGTTCTTGGGCACATCAACAGATGCTATCATCCCCTAACAATAGGGGTGAGCCATTCAATAGATCTAATGGATGGAATGCTATCAAATCACCCACACCCAGTAACAATTCTAGTATGAAAATccgtgaaaatgaaaatgtgttGCAGCCTCATCATGACAAAGCTATGCAAGAGGATTTGGGCCAGGTTCCTGCAATTTGGGAGGTTGATTCTGATACTAATTCATCTGTTGGGTTGGAACATGCAAAATCACCAGGTAATATGCAGGTCTGTGGGGAGGATTCTGGTATGAATGGTATAGCTGCCATACCAAATTCAGGTTCTACATGGGTTAGTAGGCAAAGCAGCCAGCAACTCCCTAATGCTGATGTATGGAGACAGACAGATACTGTGGGGAGCcaaagaagaaatgaaagtgCAGGAAAATATAAGCATCATATGGAGAAGAATCCTTTAGTTTTGGAATCATTGAAGAATGAAAAGTCAGAAGGAGAGGCACATGGTATGGAAAACTCTAACAAAAAGGATAAATCAGCAACTGGTGGTTTGAGAGAAAATCCCAGTTTTGATGGTGATTTGCGTAGTCCAAAGTTATCCGGGCAGGGAAATCGAAGGCCTCCTGTAACTCGTAAATTTCAGTATCACCCAATGGGGGATGTTGGTGTTGACACAGAACCTTATGGAAATAAACATGTCATAAATTCACAGCCTATGCCCCATCAACCCATTGGAGGACTTAAAGGTCAGGACCAAAGCTATCCTGGCCAGTCAAAATATAGTCACTCTGATGGGAATTGTAATGAAACGGAGAAG GGTGACTCAAAAACCATAGATGATAATGCTTCAAAAAGCACGCTGCCTGGTCATATGCTCAAAACATTGACTCCATTTGATAGAAGTGTTGGTAATTATGCATTGAACAAGACTGCTTCACCCAG GGTGATGGATACCGAATCTTCTGATGGGTCTGCTGCACATCATCAACGAAATCAAAGTTCTTTGTCTCAGGGCTTTGCTTTACAATTGGCTCCACCTACTCAAAGGCATCATATGGCATCTTCTCATGCTACACCACATGTTGCATCTGAGACAGGGGATAAGGGTCCTACTTGGTTGGCTGCTTCTCAGACTTTTCCTTCTCAAGAGTCATCTCATGAGCTTAGAAATAACATTTCTGGTTCCTCAGGACAAATGTTTGACAAAACCTCACAGTACAGTGCTCTGGGAAATATTCAACAGGCTTTTACTTCAGGCTTTCCTTTTTCAAGAATCCAtactcaaaatcagaatgtggCTAATCTTGGTGGACAAATAGCAAATACTCAATGTGATAATTCAACTTTTGTTGATCGGACTGCTTCTACTAATCAGGTAGATGAATATTGTGAAAGAGCTCAAACTGGTCAGTCTGAGTTACAATCTGCTCAGGACATGTCTCAGAAGGATAGTATGAATCAAATTCGTGCCGGAGATCCTACCATGAAAATTTCCACATTGGAAGCTGGCACTGCTCCTCATGCTCCTGTTACATCATCTCTACAGAGCGCCCCTTCGAAAGTTCTACACAATGTGTGGACAAGTGTTTCTGGCAAGCAACATCCTAATGCTTATAAGATTCCATCCCATCCCCAACCAAATAATATTTGTGAAACTACAATAGGACCACAGAAACCAGGTATTGAAGATTCAGAGAAAGGTAACCTTTCTGAGCAGTGGGTATTGCCTGAGAGTGTTGATGCTGTTGAAGAGACTGCAAGTGCTTCACAAGTGAAGGAGCATGTGAAATATACACCCGATACATCTCAATCAGGCCCAGCTGCTACCTCTAAAGATATTGAAGATTTTGGCCGGTCTTTAAGACCAAACAATTTCTTGCATCATAATTTCTCTATGCTAAATCAAGTTCAGTCCATGAAAAATATGGAGATTGATCCTAGTAATCGAGATGTCAAGAGGTTCAAGGTTTCTGATAATGTGATGGACAAACAACTGGTAGATTCCATTTCCAACCGTGGACAACAGTCATATGGATACAATAACATAGTCAAAGATGTGTCAGATAATAGTTCTTCAGTGCCACCATCAGATCCGAACTTGCTAAGGTTTTCAACAAAGCCAGGTGATGCACGAGACACTAGTGCATCTTCTCAGGAGGTGGTTGGATATGGACAGAGAAATGCTCTTAATGTTGCTAATAATAACAAAGTAACTTCTGTTAGAAGTGAGCATTCTGTGATAAATCCTCAGATGGCTCCATCATGGTTTGAGCAGTATGGAACTTTTAAAAATGGTAAGATGTTGCAAATGTATGATGTACGGACAATGACTCCTCAAAAAGTTATGGAGCAGCCTTTAATTATAAGGAACCAATCTGGTAGTTTGCATCTTGCTAATTCAATGGAGCAAGTTAACAGTCTCAGTGATGCTGGGCAAAATTCAATGCTTACTTCAGTTGCAAATGAGCATCTGCCTTCCCAGTTATTGCTTCCTGCAGCTGAACCTGATCTGTCTAGTATGCGACCAAAGAAGCGCAAAAGTTCCACATCTGAACTCTTGCCATGGCATAAAGAGCTGAGTCAGGGTTCTGAAAGGGTTCAAGATATCAG TGCGGCAGAATTAGACTGGGCGCAAGCTGCAAATAGATTGGTTGAGAAG GTTGAGGATGATGCTGAGCTAGTTGAAGAATTGCCAATAATGAAGTCAAAGAGAAGACTTGTGTTAACGACACAGCTTATGCAGCAACTACTTAACCCCCCTCCAGCTGCAGTTCTCTCTGCAGATGTGAAGTTGCATCATGAAAGTGTGGTCTACTCTGTTGCTAGGTTAGCGTTAGGAGATGCATGCAGTTCTGTCTCTTGGTCTGGAAATGACACACTCATGTCCCCTGGCAGCAAAAACCC CCTGCCTGATAAGCCCAAAGCGTCTGAGAAAATTGATCAGTACATTTTGAAGGTGGAAGACTTTGTTGATAGAGCGAGGAAACTGGAAAATGATATGTTGAG